A genomic segment from Triticum dicoccoides isolate Atlit2015 ecotype Zavitan chromosome 1A, WEW_v2.0, whole genome shotgun sequence encodes:
- the LOC119281552 gene encoding uncharacterized protein LOC119281552: protein MGFQVAAVVPSPCAPSTSSRSPFLGGRLMRSWAPGGLVSRRRGEGRPAGARCALSANIGGVGGGDMEFLRRIEELAASAGVRTAGCGWPPSLERSASGVGLPLSLRMLKRKKQQRRQQQVPQPSRWDGRLRLGSAGESVGRAFSSMVLIVRELQSFALQQMLCDDLQAVLARAHGEMQDSFVWLFQHIFAGTPALMLSLMLLLANFTVHSMSNSVAAAAAAAAVVDAQHTEPSNPRFDAASVKTFSAGRTASVGGGSGSGGDVRPVAGASGDDRWDESRYSLSRVAPQQLTPLAGTGAENVVPDAGAVDEQAIWEKMVAEASSMQADARADELTDPGVLGNLVAPVEAEIETEDAGGEYARTEQRYELAVSEEPNNSLILANFAQFLYITRKDHKRAEHYFERAVRAEPADAEALSRYATFLWRARDDAEAAEETFQQAIAADPGNAHYAAAYAHFLWNTGGEDTCFPLD, encoded by the exons ATGGGCTTCCAGGTTGCGGCCGTCGTGCCGTCGCCGTGCGCGCCCTCGACCTCCTCGCGGTCCCCGTTCCTTGGCGGCAGGCTCATGAGATCCTGGGCGCCCGGCGGTCTTGTGTCTCGccggcgtggcgaggggcggcccGCGGGCGCGAGGTGCGCGCTGAGTGCCAACATAGGTGGCGTGGGCGGCGGGGACATGGAGTTCTTGAGGCGGATCGAGGAGCTGGCGGCGTCGGCGGGGGTGCGGACGGCGGGGTGCGGGTGGCCGCCGAGCCTGGAGCGGAGCGCGAGCGGCGTCGGGCTGCCCCTGTCTCTTCGGATGCTGAAGCGGAAGAagcagcagcggcggcagcagcaggtgCCGCAGCCGTCGCGGTGGGACGGGCGGCTCCGCCTGGGCTCCGCCGGCGAGTCGGTGGGCCGCGCCTTCTCCTCCATGGTGCTCATCGTGCGGGAGCTGCAGAGCTTCGCGCTGCAGCAGATGCTCTGCGACGACCTGCAGGCCGTCCTGGCGCGCGCCCACGGCGAGATGCAGGACTCGTTCGTCTGGCTCTTCCAGCACATCTTCGCCGGCACCCCGGCGCTCATGCTCTCCCTCATGCTCCTCCTCGCCAACTTCACCGTCCACTCCATGAGCAacagcgtcgccgccgccgccgcggctgcCGCAGTGGTCGACGCCCAGCACACCGAGCCGTCCAACCCGCGGTTCGACGCGGCTTCGGTCAAGACGTTCTCTGCTGGCCGGACCGCCTCGGTCGGTGGGGGCAGCGGGAGTGGCGGCGATGTCCGGCCCGTCGCGGGCGCTTCCGGCGACGACCGGTGGGACGAATCCCGCTACAGTCTGAGCCGCGTCGCGCCACAGCAACTAACGCCGCTGGCGGGGACGGGCGCGGAGAATGTCGTGCCCGACGCCGGCGCCGTGGACGAGCAGGCCATCTGGGAAAAGATGGTCGCGGAGGCCTCGAGCATGCAGGCCGACGCGCGCGCCGACGAGCTGACGGACCCGGGCGTGCTGGGGAACCTGGTCGCGCCGGTGGAGGCGGAGATCGAGACGGAGGACGCCGGCGGCGAGTACGCGCGGACGGAGCAGCGGTACGAGCTGGCCGTGTCCGAGGAGCCCAACAACTCGCTCATCCTCGCCAACTTCGCCCAATTCCTCTACATCACGCGCAAGGACCACAAGCG GGCGGAGCACTACTTCGAGCGGGCGGTGCGGGCGGagccggcggacgcggaggcgctgagcCGGTACGCGACGTTCCTGTGGAGGGCGCGGGACGAcgccgaggcggcggaggagacGTTCCAGCAGGCCATCGCGGCCGACCCCGGCAACGCGCACTACGCCGCCGCCTACGCGCATTTCCTCTGGAACACCGGCGGCGAGGACACGTGCTTCCCCCTCGACTGA